Sequence from the Maribacter algicola genome:
TAGCGGTTATGATCTCGTCATTTTCCACCTCATGAAATATACCGTTTTTGCCTAAAATTCCCTTTAGTGTATTCTGATTTGATATTTGAACGGAATCCAGCTCCAATTGGGTAAAAACATGCATAACATGTACTGTGGCATCCTGTTTCTTGGCAATTTGCAAGAGGGCGGAAACCTTTTTTTCCGAATAGGAAACCTCATAATCCGTAGGGAAGAGTATTGATTTTGGCGGTTTATAATCATATCCTTGGGGAATTGCCAAGACCGGACACTTACTTTTCCTAATGGTATGTACCGTATTGGTCCCAAACAATATTTCCTCGGCCCCTGTAGCACCTTGCGTACCCATAATGACCAAGTCAATTTTCTCTGCCTCCGTCATGTGGCTTACTTCCTCGGTGAGCATGTTAAATGCTGAGTGCGTAATG
This genomic interval carries:
- a CDS encoding universal stress protein, with amino-acid sequence MTRILLPTDFSDNSFKAISYGLSLFKEEPCTFYLLNTYMPPVYHTEYLLGSPGQIGLGDMIREESKNNLNELKEKLEAEFKNPLHTFITHSAFNMLTEEVSHMTEAEKIDLVIMGTQGATGAEEILFGTNTVHTIRKSKCPVLAIPQGYDYKPPKSILFPTDYEVSYSEKKVSALLQIAKKQDATVHVMHVFTQLELDSVQISNQNTLKGILGKNGIFHEVENDEIITAINKFQEHTTVDMLVMIQNKHTFMERLFIEPTIKKIGFHVKVPFMVIPQP